A genomic segment from Methanoplanus limicola DSM 2279 encodes:
- the tnpA gene encoding IS200/IS605 family transposase, protein MAKKERWTHANTCVYNIGYHIIWCPKYRRNVLQPDVAVRLKELLHEKASDIDVIIEVMEIMPDHLHLFVKTKPTASPHWVIQQFKGYTSRILRQEFSTLRTRLPTLWTRSYYCESCGHISDEIVKKYIEDQKKN, encoded by the coding sequence TTGGCAAAAAAAGAACGCTGGACTCATGCGAATACCTGCGTATATAATATTGGGTATCATATTATTTGGTGTCCTAAATATAGGCGAAATGTCCTACAACCAGATGTTGCAGTAAGGTTGAAAGAGTTATTGCATGAAAAGGCATCTGATATTGATGTGATAATTGAAGTTATGGAAATCATGCCGGACCACCTACATTTATTTGTTAAAACAAAACCAACTGCAAGCCCACATTGGGTTATTCAGCAATTTAAAGGTTATACTTCAAGAATTTTAAGACAGGAGTTTAGCACATTGAGAACCCGTCTTCCAACATTATGGACCAGAAGTTATTATTGTGAGAGTTGTGGTCATATTTCAGACGAAATTGTAAAAAAATACATCGAAGATCAAAAAAAGAACTAA
- a CDS encoding M48 family metalloprotease: protein MLYRQTAKILMLMGGVFSDVTLGIGSLITTTAQVALLYWSRMSEFTADRAGLLACQDIMTAAGASMKLDGIPVSQKDQIDPRDFIRQARDFKDYDYQTLTYSHG, encoded by the coding sequence ATGCTCTACCGGCAGACTGCTAAAATCCTGATGCTGATGGGAGGTGTTTTCAGTGACGTAACGCTTGGGATTGGTTCTCTTATCACTACTACTGCTCAGGTTGCCCTGCTCTACTGGTCACGCATGAGTGAATTCACAGCAGATCGTGCGGGGCTTCTTGCCTGTCAGGACATAATGACTGCCGCAGGAGCATCTATGAAGCTTGACGGGATCCCGGTCTCACAGAAAGATCAGATTGATCCCCGTGATTTTATCCGGCAGGCAAGGGATTTTAAAGATTATGATTACCAGACACTGACATACTCCCACGGCTAA
- a CDS encoding gamma carbonic anhydrase family protein, with the protein MSSDTPKNSTEFVAGNATIVGDVNLGKKTGIWFGAVLRADNDSITVGDGSNIQDNCVVHVSDKHPVTIGKDVSIGHGAIVHGCTIKDRVLVGMGAIILNGAEIGEDTIIGAGAVVTENKVIPPGSLVMGVPGKVIKELTEEQKISIERNAEIYRGLAERYANE; encoded by the coding sequence ATGAGTAGTGATACTCCGAAAAACTCCACTGAATTTGTGGCCGGCAATGCCACAATTGTAGGAGACGTCAACCTTGGGAAGAAAACCGGGATATGGTTCGGCGCAGTCCTCAGGGCAGACAATGATTCAATAACAGTCGGTGACGGATCAAACATACAGGACAACTGCGTGGTCCATGTATCAGATAAACACCCCGTAACAATAGGAAAAGACGTATCAATAGGCCACGGAGCAATAGTCCACGGCTGTACAATCAAAGACAGAGTCCTTGTGGGAATGGGGGCGATAATCCTCAACGGCGCAGAGATAGGTGAAGACACAATAATAGGCGCAGGTGCAGTTGTAACCGAGAATAAGGTAATTCCGCCGGGATCACTTGTAATGGGAGTTCCCGGAAAGGTAATCAAAGAGCTGACAGAAGAGCAGAAAATAAGCATTGAGAGGAATGCAGAGATTTACAGAGGTCTTGCAGAGAGGTACGCCAATGAATGA
- a CDS encoding RNA-guided endonuclease InsQ/TnpB family protein has protein sequence MILTYKIRHNQDFTEDLKKAFKVAEFAVRNPKCRSSKAVKDIGLKSAISNQILRKYGNQKKIKRVHNVNLVIPNQSIRVDKDNRIIKIVPLKLTLNYQFPDFEKINQIEIDKEFAYISCTVKEESEMIPSAFIGVDRNTTGHIAVLANPDTGKIEKLGKKALHIHNKYSAIRKRLQRQGKFRQLKKIKDKESRIVKDLNHKISRRIVNIAKEQNAGLVFEDLKGIRNSRKQSKSFKYALNSWSFYQLQLFVEYKAKLLGVPVYYIDPAYTSQNCSICGKIGIRNGKEFKCPHCGHVDHADVNAAFNIANRQKSMVDRVQKEMYTMGALIPHDAMFEECQTTSEPHVL, from the coding sequence ATGATTCTGACCTATAAAATCCGTCACAATCAGGACTTCACTGAAGACCTAAAAAAAGCCTTTAAAGTAGCGGAGTTTGCAGTCAGGAATCCAAAGTGCAGGTCTTCTAAAGCAGTTAAAGATATTGGATTAAAATCAGCAATATCTAACCAAATATTGCGGAAATATGGTAACCAGAAAAAGATTAAACGAGTACATAATGTAAATTTAGTTATTCCAAATCAATCAATCAGAGTCGATAAAGATAATCGGATTATCAAAATAGTTCCATTAAAATTAACATTGAATTATCAATTCCCTGATTTTGAGAAAATAAATCAAATTGAAATTGATAAAGAGTTTGCTTATATATCGTGCACCGTCAAAGAAGAGTCCGAGATGATACCCTCTGCATTTATAGGGGTTGATCGGAACACTACGGGCCATATTGCTGTATTGGCAAATCCAGATACTGGAAAAATTGAAAAGCTTGGTAAAAAAGCACTTCATATCCACAATAAATATTCTGCAATTCGTAAACGACTTCAAAGACAGGGAAAATTCAGACAATTGAAGAAGATAAAGGATAAAGAATCCCGAATTGTCAAAGATTTAAACCATAAAATAAGTCGCAGGATTGTTAATATTGCTAAAGAACAAAATGCAGGTCTTGTATTTGAAGATTTAAAAGGGATTCGTAACTCCCGGAAACAGAGTAAATCGTTTAAATACGCCTTGAACAGTTGGTCATTTTATCAACTACAGTTATTTGTAGAATATAAGGCTAAGCTGCTTGGCGTTCCGGTGTATTATATAGATCCTGCATATACATCTCAAAACTGTTCAATTTGTGGTAAAATAGGAATTCGTAACGGAAAAGAGTTTAAGTGTCCACATTGTGGCCACGTTGATCATGCTGATGTAAATGCTGCATTCAACATAGCAAATCGTCAAAAAAGCATGGTTGATCGTGTACAGAAAGAGATGTACACGATGGGAGCACTGATACCCCACGACGCAATGTTTGAAGAATGTCAAACAACGTCAGAACCCCACGTGCTTTAG
- a CDS encoding antitoxin VapB family protein — MAAPGVSHLMTDDEEKLAQSELLVIHKRETDFSDSSTPSKLLLPFIYPYVSMSSITVSLSEEAYGRLNKWKKTEDESYSSIILRLIPEVRTSEEFRKALDRIGSISDEDADIMAKSVDED, encoded by the coding sequence ATGGCAGCTCCTGGCGTGTCCCATCTCATGACCGATGATGAAGAGAAGTTGGCACAGTCGGAGCTTTTAGTGATACATAAGCGGGAGACTGATTTTTCAGACAGTTCCACTCCATCAAAACTATTATTACCCTTTATATATCCATATGTTAGTATGTCATCCATAACAGTAAGTCTTTCAGAAGAAGCATATGGCAGGCTTAATAAATGGAAAAAAACTGAGGATGAGAGCTATTCAAGTATTATTCTACGATTAATCCCGGAAGTCAGAACATCAGAGGAATTTCGTAAGGCCCTTGACAGAATAGGTTCTATTTCCGATGAAGATGCTGATATAATGGCAAAGAGCGTAGATGAGGATTAA
- a CDS encoding YIP1 family protein, translated as MLDDFPEKLKSFILSPAEAFRKVKDGDTGEALVYYVVLLVIYSVLSGIVNYFRIDPIMEALYSTVPAGTVAIFDIMSIIYGIVGGIVGFFIIGIIIHLFVLIVGGKMGLEQTFKSVAYASTPGFLLGWIPVIGILFALYGIIVQIIGIRELQEVSTGRATLAVMLPVIILFGLIFIAIFFFLFAVVAATGMAA; from the coding sequence ATGTTAGATGATTTCCCAGAAAAGTTAAAGTCATTCATCCTCAGTCCGGCTGAGGCATTCAGAAAAGTTAAGGATGGAGATACCGGAGAGGCCCTCGTGTATTATGTCGTGCTTCTCGTCATATACTCGGTTTTATCCGGAATTGTAAACTACTTCAGGATTGACCCGATAATGGAGGCGCTCTACTCAACAGTTCCTGCCGGAACGGTTGCAATCTTTGACATAATGTCCATTATATACGGAATTGTCGGAGGAATTGTCGGATTTTTCATAATAGGCATCATAATTCACCTCTTTGTCCTTATTGTGGGTGGAAAGATGGGTCTTGAGCAGACATTCAAATCTGTTGCATATGCCTCAACACCGGGATTTTTACTTGGATGGATACCTGTAATCGGAATATTATTTGCACTCTATGGAATAATCGTTCAGATAATCGGTATCAGGGAGCTCCAGGAAGTTTCAACCGGAAGAGCAACCCTTGCTGTAATGCTCCCGGTGATAATACTCTTCGGACTGATCTTTATTGCGATATTCTTCTTCCTCTTCGCAGTTGTTGCTGCTACAGGCATGGCAGCGTAA
- the pyrI gene encoding aspartate carbamoyltransferase regulatory subunit, translating to MSEKAPEEGLMISPIRNGTVIDHISPGEAFHVLRILGITGTTEECLSIATNVESRLSGLKDIVKISNRELKKEEVDRIALIAPKATINIIRDFGVAEKLTVQIPKRLTGVIKCPNPGCISNSDEPILSKFKVEGGTLRCHYCDNVITRDIAYYII from the coding sequence ATGAGCGAAAAAGCGCCTGAAGAAGGCCTTATGATAAGTCCGATCCGTAACGGAACTGTAATAGACCACATCTCTCCCGGAGAGGCGTTTCATGTACTAAGAATTCTTGGCATAACCGGCACAACAGAGGAATGCCTCTCCATTGCAACCAATGTGGAGAGCAGACTTTCGGGCTTAAAGGATATAGTCAAGATCTCAAACCGGGAACTTAAGAAGGAAGAGGTTGACAGAATTGCACTTATTGCGCCAAAAGCTACAATAAATATTATAAGAGATTTCGGAGTTGCTGAGAAACTTACCGTACAGATTCCAAAAAGGCTTACAGGCGTTATAAAATGTCCAAATCCCGGATGTATCTCAAATTCAGACGAACCTATTTTAAGCAAGTTTAAGGTTGAGGGCGGAACTCTCAGATGCCACTACTGTGACAATGTGATCACAAGGGATATTGCATATTATATTATTTAA
- a CDS encoding single-stranded-DNA-specific exonuclease RecJ: MGLYRDAQEAAEKIKEAESATIISHIDADGIASEAVMRQAISREAIDVKSVFVRQLEPLTMKHVPEDDSLKIFIDLGAGQQNLLEERGLSENEVIIIDHHISQDTDTPYFQVNGLNYGYEKLSAAGIGYFVAKKIDDSNTDLAKIAVVGNVGDMMAREHCGLIGPAREIVEDGVMHGNIIVKENELNCYGISTRPLHFCLSYSDDPYIPGITNNAREAENLLRYDAGIDIKKRNGKWLVWEDLNPEEKRSIISRLALRLYNAGEPTDRLMAEHYIFPDEFRYSPLRNASEFATMLNACGRWIKPKTGSAVCCGDRGEAYRESEYMLRHHRKIIREMMEYIIDNGVTELSHLQYLHVEDKFPDTIVGIGAGMALSKLNWRLPIMILCYLRDENEEGKDYDDVVKVSMRTNERMVREGVDLQAALQIASEKVGGGGGGHKIAAGAYIPRSAEGEFAENVNRILREQSS; this comes from the coding sequence ATGGGTCTATACAGGGATGCACAGGAAGCGGCAGAAAAAATAAAAGAGGCTGAATCAGCCACAATAATATCACATATAGACGCTGACGGCATTGCAAGCGAGGCTGTGATGCGCCAGGCGATATCACGCGAAGCCATTGATGTCAAATCAGTATTTGTAAGGCAGCTCGAACCGCTTACGATGAAGCATGTGCCCGAAGACGACAGCCTGAAGATCTTCATCGATCTCGGCGCAGGGCAGCAGAACCTCCTTGAAGAGAGAGGCCTGTCAGAAAATGAAGTGATAATCATCGACCACCACATATCACAGGATACGGATACACCGTACTTCCAGGTCAACGGCTTAAATTACGGCTATGAAAAGCTCTCAGCCGCCGGAATAGGTTACTTCGTCGCAAAGAAGATAGACGACAGCAATACAGATCTTGCAAAGATTGCAGTAGTCGGCAATGTGGGCGATATGATGGCAAGGGAGCACTGCGGCCTCATCGGACCTGCAAGAGAAATTGTTGAAGACGGAGTAATGCACGGAAATATAATTGTTAAGGAAAATGAGCTTAACTGCTATGGGATATCCACAAGGCCGCTTCATTTCTGCCTGTCATACTCAGACGACCCGTATATCCCCGGCATCACCAACAATGCACGCGAGGCTGAAAACCTGCTCAGGTATGATGCAGGGATAGATATTAAGAAGAGAAACGGGAAATGGCTCGTCTGGGAGGACTTAAATCCGGAAGAGAAGCGAAGCATCATTTCAAGGCTTGCCCTGAGACTTTATAACGCCGGTGAACCGACAGACAGGCTGATGGCCGAGCATTACATATTCCCGGACGAGTTCAGATATTCTCCGCTCAGAAACGCCTCTGAGTTTGCGACCATGCTAAACGCCTGCGGAAGGTGGATAAAACCAAAGACCGGCAGTGCAGTATGCTGCGGTGACCGGGGAGAAGCCTACAGGGAGAGCGAGTACATGCTCAGGCACCACAGGAAGATAATCCGTGAGATGATGGAGTATATCATTGACAACGGAGTCACTGAACTCTCGCACCTCCAGTACCTCCATGTCGAGGACAAATTTCCGGATACGATAGTCGGCATAGGCGCAGGAATGGCACTTTCAAAACTTAACTGGCGCCTTCCGATAATGATTCTCTGCTACCTCAGGGACGAAAATGAGGAGGGGAAGGATTATGACGATGTCGTGAAGGTGTCCATGCGCACCAATGAGAGGATGGTCAGGGAAGGGGTCGATCTCCAGGCAGCACTCCAGATCGCATCAGAGAAAGTCGGCGGCGGAGGCGGAGGGCATAAAATAGCTGCCGGCGCATATATACCAAGAAGTGCAGAAGGGGAATTTGCAGAAAATGTCAATAGAATCCTCAGAGAACAGTCATCTTAA
- a CDS encoding phosphopantetheine adenylyltransferase encodes MKVMVGGTFDPLHDGHKKLLKRSFEIAGRNGFVTVGLTADGFANRKSHPIRPFEVRKSELTEFLNSAGYSGRYEIEVLNDRFGSALESDFDALVVSEETFKTGVEINQIRKEKGQKKVDLHQITCVLADDGKWISSTRIWNGEIDNKGRIVNKK; translated from the coding sequence ATGAAGGTTATGGTAGGAGGAACTTTTGATCCCCTTCACGATGGTCATAAGAAACTGCTGAAGAGGTCTTTTGAGATCGCCGGAAGGAATGGTTTTGTGACAGTCGGACTTACGGCTGATGGTTTTGCAAACAGGAAGTCACACCCTATAAGGCCTTTTGAGGTCCGTAAGTCTGAACTTACGGAATTTCTTAACTCTGCCGGTTACAGTGGCAGGTATGAGATTGAGGTCTTAAATGACAGGTTTGGTTCGGCCCTTGAGTCTGACTTTGATGCCCTTGTTGTCAGTGAGGAGACCTTTAAGACCGGAGTTGAGATCAATCAGATCAGAAAGGAGAAGGGGCAAAAGAAGGTTGACCTTCACCAGATAACCTGCGTTCTTGCTGATGACGGAAAATGGATCTCAAGCACAAGGATCTGGAACGGCGAGATTGACAATAAAGGCAGAATTGTGAATAAAAAATAG
- a CDS encoding type II toxin-antitoxin system VapC family toxin — protein MIILDSTFLIDLIRSQNSVKHKRAMAFLDDILNGEKTVSTTFINIYELYKGAYKTVNTPDSINKINEILKLIVVIDHSDDYYVRFGELSAELEKRGTPIGKYDEIVAAIVLQHGAKLVTNNTKDFARIIPRSEIINH, from the coding sequence ATGATCATCCTTGACAGTACTTTTTTAATTGATTTAATCAGAAGTCAAAACAGTGTCAAACATAAAAGGGCCATGGCATTCCTTGATGATATTCTAAACGGGGAAAAAACGGTAAGTACTACCTTTATAAATATTTACGAACTTTACAAGGGAGCATATAAAACAGTAAATACTCCGGATTCCATAAATAAAATAAATGAAATATTAAAGCTTATTGTGGTAATTGATCATTCTGATGATTACTACGTCAGATTTGGAGAACTTTCAGCTGAGCTTGAGAAAAGAGGGACGCCAATCGGAAAATATGACGAAATTGTTGCCGCAATTGTTCTCCAGCACGGAGCAAAACTTGTTACCAATAACACAAAAGACTTTGCAAGGATAATCCCACGTTCAGAAATAATTAACCATTAG
- a CDS encoding nascent polypeptide-associated complex protein, whose translation MIPGVNPRQMKAMMKKLGMKSEDIEGVEKVVIYTKSGNYVFDNAEIVATTMQGMTTYQINGEPRFEEGEAEIPDEDIALVSEQAQVSREEAKEALKAAGGDIAEAIIKLSE comes from the coding sequence ATGATACCAGGTGTAAATCCAAGACAGATGAAGGCAATGATGAAGAAACTCGGCATGAAATCCGAAGATATTGAAGGTGTCGAGAAGGTTGTCATATACACAAAATCAGGCAATTACGTCTTTGACAATGCTGAGATCGTTGCAACAACAATGCAGGGTATGACAACATACCAGATCAACGGCGAGCCAAGGTTTGAAGAGGGCGAGGCTGAAATTCCGGACGAGGACATCGCACTTGTAAGCGAACAGGCACAGGTTAGCAGAGAGGAAGCTAAAGAGGCCTTAAAAGCAGCAGGCGGCGACATCGCCGAGGCAATAATCAAACTCTCAGAATAA
- a CDS encoding PUA domain-containing protein, which produces MSIESSENSHLKRARTIASFQFGRGAGEALFPDECTFKLSSTKRIRYVMLNKERLATVRAGDGRLTLSREGAKRLYSFLDAPSCRVTVLTEIEEFIIKGKNAMAKHVISADPGIRSGDEVLVCNEEGQFLGTGSAILCGKEMAAFNYGVAVQIRKGN; this is translated from the coding sequence ATGTCAATAGAATCCTCAGAGAACAGTCATCTTAAAAGGGCAAGAACAATCGCCTCATTCCAGTTCGGACGGGGCGCAGGAGAAGCGCTTTTTCCTGATGAATGCACATTTAAGCTTTCATCAACGAAGAGGATACGCTACGTAATGCTGAATAAAGAGAGGCTTGCCACGGTCAGGGCCGGAGACGGCAGGCTGACTCTGAGCAGGGAAGGAGCAAAGAGGCTGTACAGCTTTCTTGATGCACCTTCATGCAGGGTAACTGTCCTCACAGAAATTGAGGAGTTCATCATTAAAGGCAAAAATGCAATGGCAAAGCATGTGATCTCTGCCGATCCCGGCATACGGTCCGGAGATGAAGTGCTCGTCTGCAATGAGGAAGGTCAGTTCCTCGGCACAGGTAGCGCAATACTCTGCGGAAAAGAGATGGCTGCATTCAACTACGGCGTTGCCGTACAGATAAGAAAAGGAAACTGA
- a CDS encoding CoB--CoM heterodisulfide reductase iron-sulfur subunit A family protein, whose translation MNEVAVIGAGVAGIQAALDLANHGIKVHLIEREPTIGGHMAQLDKTFPTNDCSMCILSPKMVDAERNENIVLHTMTEVDFLEGEAGNFNLTLVRHPRYIDPVKCTGCGDCMEACPVEVYNRYDAGIGVRKAIYKPHSQAVPNIVVRDAEHCIECGMCYDVCGPEAVLHTDEDKKEEFTINVSAIVVATGFETFNPVEKGSLRYLKIPDVITSLEFERMICASGPTGGKLRKLSDGRTPESIVFIQCVGSRDMQLRRPYCSCVCCMYAIKNAILLKEKNSSLDIKMLYMDIRAYGKGYEEYYERAKQLGIEFIRGIPGEIIDDPKGEITIPVENTETGDILQLKPDLAVLSVGMQPAKGAERLADILGLKKDESGFFAAPDLKLNPVISNRPGIYIAGTALSPKDIPDSVMQGEAAAMKAFIDAIKA comes from the coding sequence ATGAATGAAGTTGCTGTCATAGGTGCAGGTGTTGCAGGCATACAGGCAGCCCTTGACCTTGCTAACCACGGGATAAAAGTCCACCTCATAGAGCGTGAGCCTACAATCGGAGGACACATGGCTCAGCTCGACAAGACTTTTCCAACAAATGACTGTTCCATGTGCATACTCTCGCCAAAGATGGTGGATGCAGAGAGAAATGAGAATATCGTCCTGCATACAATGACCGAGGTGGATTTCCTCGAAGGTGAGGCCGGAAATTTCAACCTAACCCTTGTAAGGCACCCGCGTTACATTGACCCTGTAAAATGCACAGGCTGCGGCGACTGCATGGAGGCATGCCCTGTTGAGGTTTACAACCGGTATGATGCAGGCATAGGTGTCAGAAAGGCCATATACAAACCACATTCACAGGCAGTCCCGAATATCGTTGTCAGGGATGCTGAACACTGCATAGAATGCGGCATGTGTTATGATGTATGCGGCCCGGAAGCTGTCCTTCACACCGATGAGGACAAAAAAGAGGAGTTCACCATCAATGTCTCCGCAATCGTTGTCGCAACCGGATTTGAGACCTTCAATCCGGTTGAAAAAGGGTCACTTAGATACCTTAAAATCCCGGATGTGATCACAAGCCTTGAATTTGAGAGGATGATCTGTGCCAGCGGGCCGACAGGTGGAAAGCTCAGGAAACTCTCAGACGGAAGAACACCCGAATCAATAGTATTCATACAGTGTGTGGGATCGAGGGACATGCAGCTGAGAAGGCCGTACTGTTCATGTGTCTGCTGCATGTACGCAATAAAGAACGCAATTCTTCTGAAAGAGAAAAATTCGTCGCTCGACATAAAAATGCTCTACATGGACATCAGGGCATACGGCAAAGGCTATGAAGAGTATTACGAGCGGGCAAAGCAGCTTGGAATTGAGTTCATACGCGGAATACCTGGTGAGATTATAGACGACCCAAAAGGTGAGATCACAATACCGGTTGAGAATACCGAAACCGGAGACATCCTGCAACTAAAACCCGACCTGGCAGTGCTCTCAGTAGGAATGCAGCCGGCAAAGGGTGCTGAGAGACTTGCAGACATACTCGGCCTGAAGAAAGATGAGAGCGGATTCTTCGCCGCTCCTGACCTGAAGTTAAATCCGGTTATATCAAACAGACCAGGCATATATATAGCAGGCACGGCACTCTCACCAAAAGATATACCTGACAGTGTCATGCAGGGTGAAGCCGCCGCAATGAAGGCATTTATTGATGCCATTAAGGCATAA
- the pyrB gene encoding aspartate carbamoyltransferase → MHHIISIKDFGREEIDSLLDKAEEIRNKGIYKRTLEGKIAAMLFFEPSTRTRMSFTSALNRLGGVAITVDSVEGSSISKGETLSDTIRVVSSYVDVIILRHPKEGAARMASEFSSVPVINAGDGAGQHPSQTLLDLYTIRENMPLDGIDVGLLGDLRYGRTAHSLACALTNYDAVLHTIAPPGLEMPDSLMNDLREKGLEIIEHENLESAVKELDVLYATRIQRERFPDSASFSSIANSYRITPEILEGVRDSLILMHPLPRAGEIDPAVDSLPYAKYFRQAENGIPVRMAMLEETIL, encoded by the coding sequence ATGCATCACATAATCTCAATCAAGGATTTTGGAAGGGAGGAGATAGACTCCCTTCTGGACAAAGCGGAAGAGATCCGGAATAAGGGTATATATAAGAGAACCCTTGAAGGAAAAATTGCCGCAATGCTGTTTTTTGAACCGAGCACAAGAACAAGGATGTCCTTCACATCGGCTTTAAACCGGTTGGGCGGGGTCGCAATAACGGTTGACAGCGTTGAGGGAAGTTCGATATCAAAGGGTGAGACGCTCTCCGATACAATAAGGGTTGTCAGCAGTTATGTTGATGTGATTATCCTCAGGCATCCAAAAGAAGGTGCGGCCAGGATGGCATCTGAGTTCTCATCCGTCCCCGTAATCAATGCAGGGGACGGTGCAGGCCAGCACCCCTCACAGACTCTTTTAGACCTCTATACAATCAGGGAGAATATGCCGCTTGACGGTATTGATGTCGGCCTTCTCGGGGACTTAAGATACGGACGAACGGCTCATTCACTCGCCTGTGCACTCACAAATTACGATGCCGTCCTGCATACTATAGCACCCCCCGGACTTGAGATGCCCGATAGCCTGATGAACGACCTGAGAGAGAAGGGACTTGAGATCATTGAGCACGAGAACCTTGAATCTGCGGTTAAGGAGCTTGATGTCCTCTATGCCACACGGATACAGCGTGAGAGATTCCCGGACTCGGCAAGTTTTTCAAGTATTGCAAATTCATACAGGATTACTCCGGAAATTCTTGAGGGTGTGAGAGACAGTCTGATCCTGATGCACCCACTCCCCCGTGCAGGCGAGATAGACCCTGCGGTTGACAGCCTCCCTTATGCAAAATATTTCAGGCAGGCCGAGAACGGGATTCCGGTAAGGATGGCCATGCTCGAGGAGACGATATTATGA
- a CDS encoding methyltransferase domain-containing protein, producing MIEENDRILLCGRKREYFVTAGEGRFSTDKGILELSELVGKNAGDEIKTHLGDPFRIKIPRPTDFFSYAKRTGAPMLPKDIGLVIAYTGMNHKDRVLDAGTGSAIAAIYFGGIAESVVTWEQREEFASVCRKNINDAGLCNVEVKTGDVLEEKGVFDIVHHDLTITPEHIVHAFECLKPGGYLAAYTPFLEHTFTVIDTAEDLFTEVVCHETIGRELTRTKRGTRPSTRVCHSGYITVCRK from the coding sequence ATGATAGAAGAAAACGACCGCATACTTCTATGCGGGAGAAAAAGAGAGTACTTCGTCACCGCAGGAGAGGGCAGGTTTTCAACAGACAAGGGAATTCTGGAGCTTTCAGAACTTGTCGGAAAAAATGCAGGAGATGAGATAAAGACACATCTCGGTGACCCCTTCAGGATTAAGATCCCGCGTCCGACCGACTTCTTCTCTTATGCAAAACGGACAGGCGCCCCAATGCTTCCAAAAGACATCGGGCTTGTCATTGCATATACCGGAATGAACCATAAGGACAGGGTGCTTGATGCCGGAACGGGAAGTGCAATTGCAGCCATCTACTTTGGCGGAATTGCAGAGAGCGTCGTTACATGGGAGCAGAGAGAGGAGTTCGCCTCCGTATGCAGGAAGAACATAAACGATGCAGGACTTTGCAATGTCGAGGTCAAAACCGGAGATGTGCTTGAGGAGAAAGGAGTTTTTGACATAGTTCATCATGACCTCACCATAACTCCGGAGCATATCGTCCATGCCTTTGAATGTTTAAAACCGGGCGGGTACCTTGCAGCATATACACCGTTTCTTGAGCATACATTCACAGTGATTGATACAGCAGAAGATCTCTTCACGGAAGTTGTATGCCACGAGACGATAGGGCGCGAACTTACACGGACAAAGAGAGGCACAAGACCGTCAACAAGGGTCTGCCATTCCGGCTACATCACAGTCTGCCGGAAGTAA